The Pseudomonadota bacterium genome includes a region encoding these proteins:
- a CDS encoding DUF4168 domain-containing protein: MYRKITTLMTLTVALIFAGAALAQTGYEAQQPEPVDVSDQQLEQFADAQVEIAGIQQDFSGRLQNVDDPEKAHELQLKANEQMTQAVEEAGLDVESFNQIAMAIQNDPELQQKLTELLDQ, from the coding sequence ATGTATCGCAAGATCACAACCCTGATGACCCTGACCGTCGCCCTGATCTTTGCCGGCGCCGCTCTGGCGCAAACCGGCTATGAGGCGCAGCAGCCTGAACCGGTTGACGTCAGCGACCAGCAGCTCGAGCAGTTTGCGGATGCCCAGGTCGAGATTGCGGGTATTCAGCAGGACTTCTCGGGCCGGCTGCAGAACGTCGACGATCCCGAAAAGGCGCACGAACTGCAGCTCAAGGCCAACGAGCAGATGACCCAGGCTGTCGAGGAGGCGGGCCTGGACGTCGAGTCGTTCAATCAGATTGCAATGGCCATTCAGAACGATCCGGAACTGCAGCAGAAGCTCACTGAACTACTCGATCAATAA
- a CDS encoding nucleoside deaminase has product MPINGFRVDLPDWMGAFERRLPECLPEAEARMAAAISLSDQNARHDTGGPFGALVVRIEDGQVIALGVNRVEPQQCSSAHAEIVAMSMAQRRLGHWNLAAASIGPLQLVTSCEPCAMCLGAIPWSGVKSVLCGALTADAEAAGFDEGVRPSDWIEVLARRGIDVRTAVLREPAARVLERYARTGGSIYNP; this is encoded by the coding sequence ATGGGCGCGTTCGAGCGACGGCTGCCGGAGTGTCTGCCCGAGGCCGAGGCGCGCATGGCGGCCGCGATCAGCCTGTCGGACCAGAACGCGCGACACGATACCGGTGGACCCTTCGGGGCGCTGGTGGTCCGCATTGAAGACGGACAGGTGATCGCGCTGGGGGTCAACCGGGTCGAGCCGCAGCAATGCTCCAGTGCACATGCCGAGATCGTTGCCATGAGCATGGCCCAGCGTCGTCTCGGGCACTGGAATCTGGCGGCGGCCAGTATCGGGCCGCTGCAGCTGGTGACTTCCTGCGAGCCTTGCGCCATGTGCCTGGGCGCCATCCCCTGGTCCGGCGTGAAGTCCGTGTTGTGCGGCGCACTCACGGCCGATGCCGAGGCAGCAGGCTTTGACGAAGGCGTGCGGCCAAGTGACTGGATCGAGGTTCTAGCCCGGCGCGGCATCGATGTGCGCACTGCCGTACTGCGCGAACCGGCGGCGCGCGTGCTGGAGCGCTACGCGCGAACCGGCGGGTCGATCTACAACCCCTGA